TTGTTTTTTGCAATTTTTGCATCTGTCATGTAAACGAATCCTGCGTCAACGTCACCAGCTTCAAGATATGTTAAAACTTGTCTTACATTTTCACCATATACGGTTTTTTCTTCTAAATTGCCCCACAAACCCATGGATTCAAGTGACTCTTTAGCATATTTTCCAACCGGTGCGGTTTCAGGATTTCCTATTGATATTTTTACAACATCTTCATTTGTTAAATCTTCTGCAGACGTAATTCCAAGCGGATTTCCGTCTTGAACAATTAATACAAGCGAATTTTTAGCAAACGTAACTCTTGAAGCATTTTCAATAAGATCCTGCTCCTGTAACAAATCAACGTGCTTTTGTGATGCCGAAGCAAACACATCTACGGGCGCGCCCCCTTCGATCTGCTGCCTCAATGTACCTGATGCTGCAAAATTCAATTCAACATTAATATTTGGATTATCTTCTTCAAATGCTGCTGCAACATCGGTCATTGCATCGGTTAAACTTGATGCCGCTGAAACTGTTATCGTGGTCGTAGTTTCTTCAGGAGATTCAGAAACGCAACCTGCAAACAACAGAATTACTGCAAGCAGACCTGCAATAACTACATGATTTTTCATTATTCCTTCACCTTTATGATAAGTATTAAGTATTAATAGTTACTATTTTAATTAAACAGTAATTACTATTATTTACCAATATATAAGTATATGTTTTTAAGCTGATTTTTGGAATTTTCATATTAGATTGATTTATATATTGTAATTGCTATTAATTAATTACATGATAAATGAGTAATCTTTAGACATTATTTTTTGGGTATATTTTATAGGAATATTGGTTTTTTGTGTGAAAAAATGATATCAGTGCCGGAAGCAGAAAATATTTTAAAAAAATTTAAATTTGAAAAAACAGAACATGTAGACCTTTTTAATTCATATGGTCGTATTCTTGCAAAAGATATTGTATCACACCAAGACATTCCAGAATTTAGAAAATCTAACATGGACGGATACGCTGTAATGAGTCCTTGTTTAGAGAATTATATATTAATAGATGAAGTACATGCCGGAGATTTTAGAGATATAAAAATAAAAGATAAAGAATGCGTTTGGGTTGCAACGGGCGGGAAAGTTCCAAAAGAAGCGCAGTGTGTGATACCTGTTGAAAATACCGTCATTGAAAATAAAATAATGAACATTGTTGAAATTCCTGACAATACTTACGTTGTCGAAAAAGGGTCTGACATTGCAGATGGAGACTTGGTTTTAGAAAAAGGAAGTCTTATTAATGAACGAAATATCGGTTTGATTGCTTCGTTAGGAATTTCTGAATTAACGGTATACAAAACACCAAAAGTTGCGATAATATCTACTGGAGACGAACTTGAAAAAATTTCAGATGTGAATTCAAAATCTATTGCAGGAATTGTTAAAAAATCTGGTTGTGAGCCTGTTTTTTTAGGAATTTCTAAAGATGATCGAGCAGAATTAAGAAATAAATTAATAGAAGCCCTAAATTATGATGTAATAGTAACATCAGGCGGGGTTTCTGCTGGAAAAAAAGATTTCACGTCAGAAATAATAAGTGAACTTGGAACCGTACTCTTCCACGGGGTAAAAATGAGACCTGGAAAACCCGTTCTTGCAGGAGAAATCGATGGAATTCCAATTATTTGTACGCCTGGAAAAGTTACATCCTGCATAATCTGTTCGTATCTGTTCCTTTACCCGCTACTTTGCAAGTTTTCCAACTCCAAAAAATGTAAAAAGGTTGTAAATGCAAAAATAATGGGCGAATTTAAAAAAGAATCCGACAAAAGATTTTATCTGCCTGTTGTATACGATAATGGATTTGTAAAACCCGTATTTAAGGATTCAAGCCACATCACATCCATTGCCTATTCGAACGCGATAGTTGAATTAAAAGAAGGAATTTCAATTGCAGATGGAGAAGTTGAAGTCTGGCTATACGATTAATTCATTTTTAAAAAATAAAATAGTCTATTTTTTAAATTAATTTAAATTTTAAACTTGAAATTTTAAAAAAAGCTTTTTTAGAAAAATAATTATTAAAAATTTAAAAAAAGTTGGATTTGAGATATTTCTAAGTATTTCGTTAAAATCATTCTCTAGTTAATATTGCTCCAAATAATTGTGCAATTAAGGCATATTAAGGGCATAATACATATAAAGCTTAAAAGAAACTTATTGGAAGAATAAATCTTTCCAAAAGTAACTCAAATCTTATTTTTTATTTTTTTCTCTGATTTCTTTTACCAATTCATACAATTGCTCCATTGTGTCTTCATTGCTTTTCGTGAAGGCAAATGGTGATTTTGCAAATGGTTTGTAGTATATTGGTATCTCATCAAATCGATAGAATGTACCGTCACATTCTAATGCGTCGATAACTCCAGGTAATACCACGTCTGCAACTGAAGTTGATGGACATGGTGCAATATCAAGAGTAATTACAGGAATATTTTTTAAGTGACTTACTGAATCCTGCGGGTAGTGTGCACCAACGTCTGATGCCATGATAAATGCACAGTCTACTTCTTTTTCCCTCAAAACATCGTTTGCAGTGAATTCTCCAGGATTATATCTTGGGTAACCTTTTGCAAAGTCGAGTCCGAATGGGAATCCGTACAGGTATGTTGCAAGCACGTTAAATCCTGCAACGTTACAGTGTCCTCTGATTAAACCGATTGTAACTTTTGTGTGTCTTTGAAGTTCTTTTACAAGTGTCAAAACACATTCCAAGTTTCTCTGTTTACCAAATGAAGATGCTAAACCAAGTCCACCGTAGATGGATGCGAATTTAGCGTTTTTGATTATTTCTGCAGTTTCCATTATGGTGTCTACAGGAATACCCGTTACTTTTTCAATACTTGGGTGTGGTCTTTTGCCTCTTGAAGCCATTAATAAGGCAGAAAACAACTCGTAATCAGTATTTGGATTTAATTGTAAGTGTATATCTGATGCTTTTGCAGTTGCAGATTTTCTAGGGTCGATTGTAATAACAGTTCTACTGTTTCTTCCCTTCTCTACAAAGTAACCTCTTGGAAATACACCGTATCTTGACAAGTGTCTTGGCATTGAGTCCATAGGATTGGTTCCCCAATAAATGACAACGTCAGCTCTGTTTTTTGTTTCCCCAGCAGTTGAGCCAGGTTTTCCAGCTTCTTGAACTCCCATTAAGGAAGGCCCGTGTCACACCGTAGAACAGGAATCAACGATTCCCCCTAAGTACTCACCCATGTGAAGCCCTGTTGTCATTGCTTCACAGGATGTTTCTGCACCCATGTAGAGAAGCGGTCTTTTTGAGTTTGCCAAAATTTCAGCAGCCTTTTCTAGTGCTTCTTCCCATGAAACGTCAACTAATACGCCATTTTTTCTAATTTGTGGCGACATGATTCTGTGGTGGCTTACTATCTCTTTAAATTTAGCAGCACCTAATTTACACGCGTTTCTAACGGTTAAATCTCTTTTTTCTTCGTCCCAGACGATTTCGATGTCATCACATGCTCCACCGCATACTGGACAGACGATGTCTTTAAATGTTTGACCTGCCATCTAATTCACCTGTAGATGTTATCTATAATGTATTCTGCTTCCAGTATTTCTCCTTCAGAAGGCTCTACGTATACGATTCCCCCTTTGTAGATAGGAGATCCTGTACTAACTGAATAAGCATCCACGATAACGTTTGCCCAAACACTTCTTGGAATAAAGACATTTCTTCTCAAAACATCTTCATTAGGTTCAGCACGTACGAGAACACTGTATTTTCCATTTCCACTTGTAACTTTTACCTTTTCAGGTTTTCCAAGTAAAATGTAATCTTCAGGGTGCATATTACATACGGCACATACTTCTAAGTACTCGTGTGAATATTTGTTTCCACCTTTGATGATTCTACCTTGTTCAATAGTACTTCCAGTGTTTAAGATAACTTTTAAAGCGTTTCCTTGGAATTCAATAGGTCTTTCTGTAGCAGGCAATTCGTCATTTAATAAATCGTAATTTTCGATTAATGAAACGTATAACTTACCTTTTGGTTTGTTAAAGAATGCCTGGTCTCCATTAAAACCAATTAATTTTCCAGGAAGTGCTAAACCAGAAAGTCCTGTTTCGTAATCACTTACAACACCTGTTGATACAAATCCGGGTGCAAAGTTCTTAATATTTCCAGCAACTACAATAGTTCCGCCTTTCATTTCTACTCCGACAGCCCTAATTGCATTTCCACCGACGTAAAGTAATCCGCCGTTTAATCTAATTCCACAGAATGCTCTTACATTTCCGTTTACAACGATTTTTCCGTCAACCATACCGTCTCCAACGTTGTTTCCAGCGTCTCCTTCTACGATAATAGTTCCACCAAGCATTCCTTCCCATCTTCCTCTGTAGCAACCGCCTAAATGGTCACCAGCATTTCCGAAGATATGGAGAAGTCCTCCTTCCATTTCCATTCCTGCCCAAGGTTTAGCATCCCCTTTTACAAGGATTTCTCCGCCTTTCATTTCACGACCTACGTGATATCCGGCGTCTCCTTCTACGATAATTTTACCTGCAGTCATTTGGAATCCAATTAATTTAACGTTTCCGGCATTTCCTGCAATTTTAATTATCATATTTTCCTTTTTGCTTGCAAAATCTCCAGAAATTTCAAAAATATCTGAGAGAAGGTGTTCTTCAGGACCGATAAGCACTTTTAAAGCACTTATTTCTTCTTGTGATTTTCCTTCGAAAATGTCAGGCGTAATTACCTCACATTCTACAGGTATCGTACCATCGTATTTTGGTTTAAGTGTAATTTCTCCCATGCTTCTCACCTATCTCACATTAATGTTAAGGGGAGTTGGTCTTGTGAGGTATAGCTCAGAAACCGGATAATTTGAGAAGTTAACTGTATAGTATCTTCTAAACCAATCCTGTACATCTGCCACAATCTCTTTCTGTATTTCATCATTGAATCTAGCGTCAATATAATAAGTCCTACCCTTTGGAGTCTCGATTATTCTTCCATCTTTTGTGATAACTTCGCCATCTTTTATTGTATATAATGCAGTTGTGAATGCTTTTTCGATTGCTTTGTAATCATTAGGATTGTAATCTGGACTTATATCGTAAACTGTAATGTCCGCGTCAGCACCTGGGCTTAAATGTCCTTTTCTGTGTCCCATACCTATTGCTTTAGCAGAAGTTGCTCTAGTAACTGTAGCTAAGTCGTAAAGGCTGTATTCCTTATCATTACCCGCAAGGCCACTTCTTTCACCGGCCCATTTGTGGCATATTTTCATTGTGTCTTCTCTTGCCTTTTGAGACATTAACCAAGTTATAACTAACGGGTATTTCGTGAAAGGTCCTGCGTTAGGGTTGTCGGTAGTCATGATTACTTTTTTAGGATCTGTTAATAATAAAAGCTCAAGACCTATTGCCCATTGAACGCTGTGTACTTTGTTTTTCATGCTGTAAGTAAATGGAACGACACCTGAACCACATTCAAGTTCAACATCCACGTTTGCCCATTTTTGACCATTCATAACAGCCAAATCATAAAGACCTGGACCATCTCCAGTCATACAAATAGCATTTCCAAACGCAATGCTACCACTGTCCATTACAACGTGGTCGGATTTGTTAACGTATTTTGAAATTTCTTCTGCTTTTGATTCAAAATCTTTCCATGAAGTTCCACCAAATGCGTGGAATTGCATGTGGGTCATGTAGATGCTTTGTTCCCTTTCATGCGAATACTTCGTTTTTACGCCAGTATCATAGGTTTTTTTATTAACAGCAGGTTTGATACCTTTTGTTAAATCCATTGTATCAATTGTGAAATCCCAGTTTCCAGGGTGGCCAAGATTGTTTGCGTGAACGTGTATTGACATTGGAAGGCCAAGCATTTCGTTTACGTCACAAAGTCCTTTAATTACCTCACCTGATGAAATACCAAAGTGAATGTTTTCTTCTTCGAGTGAGTGTACGTTCTTACCCCATGCCCAGCTTTCAACACCTGCAGGGTTTACAAGTTTAATACCAAAGGTTTTTGTTGCTTCAAGCGCCCATGCAACATATGCTGCCGCTTTTTCAATGTTTCCTTCTTTTAAATATTTCATTACAAACCAGTTGCTTCCCAAAAGTAAGTATCCTGCTTTGTCAACGATTGGCATTACTTTAAACTCTTCGTGAGTGTGCCTTGCAATCATAGGGGGTACTGCTGCTTCAAACAAAGTTGTGTAACCCATTGAAGTGTATTTGTACCCTTGTGCATAGGTTGAAGGAACAATTTCTCCCGAACCACAGTGTGTGTTGTGGGTTTTTTTCAAAGGGGATTTGTAGTGGTCTTCTGGACACATTACTCTTCCAGTATTTACTTTAGGTCCTGCTACGTGAGTGTGTGAGTCAACTCCTCCAGGCATTACCACTTTTCCTTTTACATCCAATATTTTAGCATCTTTTAATTCGCCATCGGACAGGTTTTCAACGATTTTCCCGTCCTTGATGAAGATATCCATTACTTCTCCATCAATACCATTTAGGGGATCATAAACCGTCCCGCCTTTTATAACCATTTTGGTCATCATACCACCAATATATTAATTCGGCAAATTCAAATTTTAAGATTATTTAGAACAAGCTAAACATTTTTTTTCGCCATTTTGTTGTATGAATGGTTCTTTGCATACTTCGCAAAGTTCAACCTTCTTTTTAGGCTTAGCTGGTGCTATAACACCGATAAATTCGTAAGAATAAACGTCTTCCCCTGCATTCAAAAGTTCGGCTACTGCATCCTTGTGGGATATCTTAGCAGTATTCATGTACCACGCATGGAGTAATGGGTAATTAACAGTCTTTACAGGATCCAAGATTACACGAACTCCTTTTATATTATCTCCTGCAGGAGCCCATGGGTTTATCCTTGCAGCCATTTTACCATGGTCTTCTATCCTTAAACCCTTATTTCCAGTAGTGGCACCGCCTAAAATTTGAAAAGCATCAGGTAAGCAGTTATAAGTCTCACTTACGACGTAGATTCTATCTTTGTCATTAAAATTTAGCAATTTTTTTGATAAATTGTACATCTGAATTCCAATGAACGCTCCCGCAGTCGGGAATCCATGAAATTCAACTACTCTTTCAAATTGACTTAGAAGATCGGGGTCCTCCACCAAGTCCAAAATTTCTTGTGCTTTATGCATGTATTCACCCAGATATGTCTAAATCTACTTGAGAATTTTTTCAGATTGTAATATCTGATTATTAAACATACCATATTACCTAATTACCCATATGTAATTATATCTATTTGCACTAAAGACAAGTCGAAACCAATATATATTACATATATTTTATCCAAATATATAAATATAACAAAATTGACTAAAAAACGATTATTTTAAAAAAATAATCCTTAAATAAGCTTAAAAAATTAGTAAAATATTTCCATAATAGTTATTCTTTCACGTTGTGTTCATTGAATAATATTACAATATTTTTAAAATTAAAAACTTATGGTTAACAATTCATCTTTTTTTGATAACTTATTAAAGTTTTTGGGCTATGTTTATATATTAGTAATTATTAGTAATTACTATTTTACCCACATATTAATTTAAATTAATTACGTATTTTTTGATTTCTGGCAATTATTATCCGGATATCAAAGCGTAAAACCCATTTGAGGTAAAGTATAAATACTGAGAATACATACCGGAATTATACTTCCTTATAATATTGTATAAAACGGAAATAAAATTCCGTATTGAAACCCATCATGGTGAACTAAAATGAAAAAATCATTGCTCAGCATAATCTCGATATTATCATTAACATTGCTGTTTTCAGGTTGTGTTGACAGCACTGGCGCAGAAGAACAGGCAGTATTACATGCATACGTTGGTGCAGGAATGCAGATGCCAATGGATGAAATTGCACTTGAATTTGAGGAAAAATACGGAATAAAAGTCGAATATGATTATTCAGGTAGTGGTGCACTTCTGTCAAAAATAGTTGCATCAAATCAAGGTGACATATTTATGCCTGGAGACTGTTCATACGTTTACCAGTTACAGGAAAAAGAAATGATTACTGAATACGCTAATGTTACAAAACACATCCCTGTTATCGCAGTTCAAAAAGGAAACCCTAAAAATATCACCGGACTTTCAGATTTAGGGCAGGATGGATTAGAACTTGCACTTGGGGACGATAGCATCTCAATTGGAAAATTATTCTCAAAAATACTCGCAAAAGCTGAAACTAAAGGCGTAAACGTCACTGAAGCAGTTAATGCAAATACTGTTGTAACAGGTGCTACTGTAAAACAGGTATTACTATACGTTAGCGAACAAAACGTAGATGCAGCAGTTGTTTGGAAAGCAGATGCATATGAAAACTCAGATACTGTAGATATAGTACCAATCGAAAGCGAATTTAATATTGTAAAAACAGTACCTATCTCGATATTATCAACAACCGAAAATTATGAAAACGCAAAATTGTTCTACGACTTTGTAAATGATGAAGGAAAAGAAATCTTTGAAAAACATGGCTTTGTAGCTTTGGAGTAATGCATGGGATACTATGAAAAATAATGATTTTTTAAAATTTTTTTCACTTTTTGCACTATC
This DNA window, taken from Methanococcus maripaludis, encodes the following:
- the modA gene encoding molybdate ABC transporter substrate-binding protein, whose translation is MKNHVVIAGLLAVILLFAGCVSESPEETTTTITVSAASSLTDAMTDVAAAFEEDNPNINVELNFAASGTLRQQIEGGAPVDVFASASQKHVDLLQEQDLIENASRVTFAKNSLVLIVQDGNPLGITSAEDLTNEDVVKISIGNPETAPVGKYAKESLESMGLWGNLEEKTVYGENVRQVLTYLEAGDVDAGFVYMTDAKIAKNNTIEIITTIPTVTEISYPVCVLKASENKDEAQMFVDYLTGETGKQILTDYGFTAE
- a CDS encoding molybdopterin molybdotransferase MoeA, with product MISVPEAENILKKFKFEKTEHVDLFNSYGRILAKDIVSHQDIPEFRKSNMDGYAVMSPCLENYILIDEVHAGDFRDIKIKDKECVWVATGGKVPKEAQCVIPVENTVIENKIMNIVEIPDNTYVVEKGSDIADGDLVLEKGSLINERNIGLIASLGISELTVYKTPKVAIISTGDELEKISDVNSKSIAGIVKKSGCEPVFLGISKDDRAELRNKLIEALNYDVIVTSGGVSAGKKDFTSEIISELGTVLFHGVKMRPGKPVLAGEIDGIPIICTPGKVTSCIICSYLFLYPLLCKFSNSKKCKKVVNAKIMGEFKKESDKRFYLPVVYDNGFVKPVFKDSSHITSIAYSNAIVELKEGISIADGEVEVWLYD
- a CDS encoding formylmethanofuran dehydrogenase subunit B; amino-acid sequence: MAGQTFKDIVCPVCGGACDDIEIVWDEEKRDLTVRNACKLGAAKFKEIVSHHRIMSPQIRKNGVLVDVSWEEALEKAAEILANSKRPLLYMGAETSCEAMTTGLHMGEYLGGIVDSCSTVUHGPSLMGVQEAGKPGSTAGETKNRADVVIYWGTNPMDSMPRHLSRYGVFPRGYFVEKGRNSRTVITIDPRKSATAKASDIHLQLNPNTDYELFSALLMASRGKRPHPSIEKVTGIPVDTIMETAEIIKNAKFASIYGGLGLASSFGKQRNLECVLTLVKELQRHTKVTIGLIRGHCNVAGFNVLATYLYGFPFGLDFAKGYPRYNPGEFTANDVLREKEVDCAFIMASDVGAHYPQDSVSHLKNIPVITLDIAPCPSTSVADVVLPGVIDALECDGTFYRFDEIPIYYKPFAKSPFAFTKSNEDTMEQLYELVKEIREKNKK
- a CDS encoding formylmethanofuran dehydrogenase subunit C; amino-acid sequence: MGEITLKPKYDGTIPVECEVITPDIFEGKSQEEISALKVLIGPEEHLLSDIFEISGDFASKKENMIIKIAGNAGNVKLIGFQMTAGKIIVEGDAGYHVGREMKGGEILVKGDAKPWAGMEMEGGLLHIFGNAGDHLGGCYRGRWEGMLGGTIIVEGDAGNNVGDGMVDGKIVVNGNVRAFCGIRLNGGLLYVGGNAIRAVGVEMKGGTIVVAGNIKNFAPGFVSTGVVSDYETGLSGLALPGKLIGFNGDQAFFNKPKGKLYVSLIENYDLLNDELPATERPIEFQGNALKVILNTGSTIEQGRIIKGGNKYSHEYLEVCAVCNMHPEDYILLGKPEKVKVTSGNGKYSVLVRAEPNEDVLRRNVFIPRSVWANVIVDAYSVSTGSPIYKGGIVYVEPSEGEILEAEYIIDNIYR
- a CDS encoding formylmethanofuran dehydrogenase subunit A — protein: MTKMVIKGGTVYDPLNGIDGEVMDIFIKDGKIVENLSDGELKDAKILDVKGKVVMPGGVDSHTHVAGPKVNTGRVMCPEDHYKSPLKKTHNTHCGSGEIVPSTYAQGYKYTSMGYTTLFEAAVPPMIARHTHEEFKVMPIVDKAGYLLLGSNWFVMKYLKEGNIEKAAAYVAWALEATKTFGIKLVNPAGVESWAWGKNVHSLEEENIHFGISSGEVIKGLCDVNEMLGLPMSIHVHANNLGHPGNWDFTIDTMDLTKGIKPAVNKKTYDTGVKTKYSHEREQSIYMTHMQFHAFGGTSWKDFESKAEEISKYVNKSDHVVMDSGSIAFGNAICMTGDGPGLYDLAVMNGQKWANVDVELECGSGVVPFTYSMKNKVHSVQWAIGLELLLLTDPKKVIMTTDNPNAGPFTKYPLVITWLMSQKAREDTMKICHKWAGERSGLAGNDKEYSLYDLATVTRATSAKAIGMGHRKGHLSPGADADITVYDISPDYNPNDYKAIEKAFTTALYTIKDGEVITKDGRIIETPKGRTYYIDARFNDEIQKEIVADVQDWFRRYYTVNFSNYPVSELYLTRPTPLNINVR
- a CDS encoding FmdE family protein yields the protein MHKAQEILDLVEDPDLLSQFERVVEFHGFPTAGAFIGIQMYNLSKKLLNFNDKDRIYVVSETYNCLPDAFQILGGATTGNKGLRIEDHGKMAARINPWAPAGDNIKGVRVILDPVKTVNYPLLHAWYMNTAKISHKDAVAELLNAGEDVYSYEFIGVIAPAKPKKKVELCEVCKEPFIQQNGEKKCLACSK
- the modA gene encoding molybdate ABC transporter substrate-binding protein; protein product: MKKSLLSIISILSLTLLFSGCVDSTGAEEQAVLHAYVGAGMQMPMDEIALEFEEKYGIKVEYDYSGSGALLSKIVASNQGDIFMPGDCSYVYQLQEKEMITEYANVTKHIPVIAVQKGNPKNITGLSDLGQDGLELALGDDSISIGKLFSKILAKAETKGVNVTEAVNANTVVTGATVKQVLLYVSEQNVDAAVVWKADAYENSDTVDIVPIESEFNIVKTVPISILSTTENYENAKLFYDFVNDEGKEIFEKHGFVALE